A single Streptomyces sannanensis DNA region contains:
- a CDS encoding TNT domain-containing protein, translating into MGVTAALAAAPSAQAASAEPAASPVVAVPSAPCTGEFEGDKRLGPQHLPRKWQAPVGPLLNRYHRTGKLSSADFLKKYWEGPVDTGSWKYPPNDGFAEVNGTVDKAPEVLDEGERLDRFGSEYGSYLAPAGDPYAKRALPPQNLNTRDAAFPCDYHTYEVTKPFLVWEGSIAPWFEQPGGGRQIKLDPAFLAPGEGQRLNVKWLLDHGYLVRVPA; encoded by the coding sequence ATGGGTGTCACCGCCGCCCTCGCAGCCGCCCCTTCCGCCCAGGCGGCCTCGGCCGAGCCTGCCGCTTCCCCGGTCGTCGCCGTGCCGTCGGCCCCCTGCACCGGCGAGTTCGAGGGCGACAAGCGGCTCGGCCCGCAGCACCTGCCGCGGAAGTGGCAGGCGCCTGTCGGGCCGCTGCTCAACCGCTACCACCGCACCGGAAAGCTCTCGTCAGCCGACTTCCTCAAGAAGTACTGGGAGGGGCCGGTCGACACCGGAAGCTGGAAGTACCCGCCGAACGACGGCTTCGCCGAGGTCAACGGCACCGTCGACAAGGCCCCCGAGGTGCTGGACGAGGGCGAGCGCCTGGACCGGTTCGGCTCCGAGTACGGCTCGTACCTCGCCCCGGCCGGCGATCCGTACGCCAAGCGTGCGCTGCCCCCACAGAACCTCAACACCCGGGATGCGGCCTTCCCGTGCGACTACCACACGTACGAGGTGACCAAGCCGTTCCTCGTCTGGGAGGGCTCCATCGCACCCTGGTTCGAGCAGCCGGGCGGTGGCCGGCAGATCAAGCTGGACCCGGCCTTTCTCGCCCCAGGCGAGGGGCAGCGCCTGAACGTCAAGTGGCTGTTGGACCACGGCTATCTGGTCCGCGTCCCCGCGTGA
- a CDS encoding site-specific integrase gives MLVQRVVLPTVRVDSWTVLGDDDVPVEPIERYLAYLTDVDRSPNTVRAYAYDLKDYWTFLAHRGLDWREVRLEDLGEYVVWLQLPPSGRKGQIAVLPSVEPHVSASTVNRKLSALSAFYAHQLRHGVDVGDLLTTLQPPGRRGGWKPFLHHISPGRPQPRRTISLKVPKKLPRVLTTAEMQAILDACDHLRDRFLFALLHETGMRIGEALGLRHADIAAAEREVTVVPRNNANRARSKSREQRSIPVSAELLRLWSDYLHAEYGDLDSDYVFVNLFAEPRGQALSYPAVYDLVLRLRRRTGIAFDPHWCRHTAATRALRDGVPIEVVSKLLGHSSVTTTSAVYGHLTVEDARRVLEKAGWFRGTEVQL, from the coding sequence ATGCTCGTACAGCGTGTCGTGTTGCCGACGGTGCGGGTGGACTCGTGGACGGTGCTGGGGGACGACGACGTTCCCGTGGAGCCGATCGAGCGCTACCTGGCCTATCTGACGGACGTCGACAGATCGCCCAACACCGTCAGGGCGTACGCCTACGACCTCAAGGACTACTGGACGTTCCTGGCCCACCGGGGACTGGACTGGCGTGAGGTCCGCCTGGAGGACCTGGGTGAGTACGTCGTCTGGCTGCAGCTGCCGCCGTCGGGCCGCAAGGGGCAGATCGCGGTGCTGCCCTCGGTGGAGCCGCACGTCAGCGCGTCCACGGTCAACCGCAAGCTGTCGGCACTGTCCGCGTTCTACGCCCACCAGTTGCGACACGGTGTCGATGTCGGTGATCTGCTGACGACCCTGCAGCCGCCCGGACGCCGGGGCGGCTGGAAGCCGTTCCTGCACCACATCAGCCCCGGCCGGCCCCAGCCTCGGCGAACGATCTCGCTGAAGGTCCCGAAGAAGCTGCCGCGCGTGCTTACGACGGCGGAGATGCAGGCCATCCTGGACGCCTGCGATCACCTGCGTGACCGCTTCCTGTTCGCTCTGCTCCATGAGACCGGGATGCGGATCGGCGAGGCCCTCGGCCTGCGGCATGCCGACATCGCCGCAGCCGAGCGGGAAGTCACGGTCGTTCCCCGGAACAACGCCAACCGGGCCAGGTCGAAGTCGCGCGAGCAGAGATCCATCCCGGTCAGCGCCGAGCTGCTGCGGCTGTGGAGCGACTACCTGCACGCCGAGTACGGAGATCTCGACAGCGACTACGTGTTCGTGAACCTCTTCGCTGAGCCGCGCGGACAGGCCCTGTCCTATCCGGCCGTCTACGACCTGGTGCTCCGGCTGCGGCGCCGCACCGGCATCGCCTTCGACCCGCACTGGTGCCGGCACACCGCGGCCACCCGGGCACTGCGTGACGGGGTCCCGATCGAGGTCGTCTCGAAGCTGCTCGGACATTCCTCGGTCACCACGACGTCGGCGGTTTACGGGCATCTGACCGTCGAGGACGCCCGCCGCGTCCTGGAGAAGGCCGGCTGGTTCCGGGGCACGGAGGTGCAGTTGTGA
- a CDS encoding DUF4440 domain-containing protein → MPKTEIDVVTAEFFGAFDNRGGKAADVGRIRRLVLPGGVIVNTRPKFTVYTVDEFIEPRRQLLTDGRLVDFSEWETSERTEIAGDIASRFVEYRKSGILDGEPFEGGGTKTFQFVRTPEGWRIAAFAWYDRP, encoded by the coding sequence GTGCCCAAGACGGAGATTGACGTGGTGACCGCCGAGTTCTTCGGCGCTTTTGACAACCGGGGCGGCAAGGCCGCCGACGTGGGCCGGATCCGTCGGCTGGTTCTTCCGGGCGGCGTGATCGTCAATACCCGCCCGAAGTTCACGGTTTACACCGTGGACGAGTTCATCGAGCCTCGCCGGCAGCTGCTCACCGACGGTCGCCTGGTCGATTTCTCCGAGTGGGAAACCTCCGAACGGACCGAGATCGCGGGCGACATCGCGTCGCGGTTCGTCGAGTACCGCAAGTCCGGGATTCTGGACGGTGAGCCGTTCGAGGGCGGCGGGACCAAGACTTTCCAGTTCGTCCGCACCCCGGAGGGCTGGCGGATTGCAGCGTTCGCCTGGTACGACCGGCCCTGA
- a CDS encoding CGNR zinc finger domain-containing protein → MTGTIQAHTFRPRDLIGGHIVIDLVNTVTARDAEPIDWLDGYPRLLEWAALTGQFDPAALTALQRLAETEPGNAALALDRSRELREALHDLITALIHQDAPAPAEAVDQVENHWKHAVASARLTVRGNTPQLQVSVETSGLEYLNHELALQAFDLLRSLPLERTRVCPGLRCGWVFIDSSRGGRRRWCDMATCGNSAKGRTHYQRKRQTASQQGHHQPPNDQ, encoded by the coding sequence GTGACGGGAACCATCCAGGCTCACACCTTCAGGCCCCGTGACCTGATCGGCGGGCACATCGTCATCGACCTGGTGAACACGGTCACGGCTCGTGACGCGGAGCCGATCGACTGGCTCGACGGTTACCCGCGCCTGCTGGAGTGGGCCGCCCTCACTGGTCAGTTCGACCCCGCCGCCCTCACGGCCTTGCAGCGGCTGGCCGAGACCGAGCCCGGCAACGCCGCGCTGGCCCTGGACCGCAGCCGCGAGCTGCGCGAGGCTCTGCACGATCTCATCACGGCACTGATCCACCAAGACGCTCCAGCCCCTGCAGAGGCGGTCGACCAGGTTGAGAATCATTGGAAGCACGCGGTCGCCAGTGCTCGCCTGACCGTCCGCGGGAACACGCCGCAGCTCCAGGTCAGCGTCGAGACCTCGGGGCTTGAGTACCTCAACCACGAACTCGCCCTGCAGGCGTTCGACCTGCTTCGGTCACTGCCGCTGGAACGCACCCGCGTCTGCCCTGGTCTGCGATGCGGCTGGGTGTTCATCGACAGCTCCCGAGGCGGCCGGCGTCGCTGGTGCGATATGGCCACCTGCGGGAACTCCGCCAAAGGCCGAACCCACTACCAGCGGAAACGACAAACCGCGAGCCAACAGGGCCACCACCAGCCGCCCAACGACCAGTAG
- a CDS encoding arginase family protein, which translates to MAAAVELIAAPWNLGLRPPAPGREPGTWRAPQALLSAGLEARLRPARVVELDRPLYEFDAQPATRIRNGVAVREHTLRLGEAVQAALAASRFAVVLGGDCSILLGCLLGTRRDGRCGLVHLDGHSDFRHPGNYDVGSSLGSVAGMDLALATGRGELLLTHWPAVGRPLVADEDVVQIGDREDEEILPVTRFTAQEIQQIGIADLGERVISRLQRRGLDRVWLHLDLDVLDERVLPAVDSPGRPGLDFSQLTELVSTLVGTGRVVGLDVAIYDPELDPDGVYAAPIVDCLASALTPLATVEAHA; encoded by the coding sequence ATGGCTGCTGCCGTTGAGCTCATAGCGGCCCCCTGGAATCTCGGCCTGCGACCGCCCGCGCCTGGGCGCGAGCCCGGAACGTGGCGGGCCCCGCAAGCGCTGCTGTCGGCGGGGTTGGAAGCACGGCTGCGGCCGGCCCGGGTGGTGGAGCTCGACCGTCCGCTGTACGAGTTCGACGCGCAGCCGGCCACCCGCATCCGCAACGGGGTGGCCGTCCGCGAGCACACGCTGCGGCTTGGCGAGGCGGTCCAGGCCGCACTCGCCGCCTCCCGGTTCGCGGTCGTGCTGGGCGGCGACTGCAGCATCCTGCTGGGGTGCCTGCTGGGGACCCGGCGCGACGGACGCTGCGGCCTGGTTCACCTCGACGGGCACAGCGACTTCCGGCACCCCGGCAACTACGACGTCGGTTCGTCCCTCGGCTCGGTGGCCGGAATGGATCTGGCCCTGGCCACCGGCCGCGGTGAGCTGCTGCTCACCCACTGGCCGGCGGTGGGCCGGCCGCTGGTTGCCGACGAGGACGTGGTCCAGATCGGTGACCGGGAGGACGAGGAGATACTTCCGGTCACCCGGTTCACCGCCCAGGAGATCCAGCAGATCGGCATCGCCGATCTGGGCGAGCGGGTCATCAGCCGCCTGCAGCGGCGTGGGCTGGACCGCGTCTGGCTCCACCTCGACCTCGATGTGCTCGACGAACGCGTCCTGCCCGCGGTGGACTCTCCGGGCCGTCCCGGCCTGGACTTCTCCCAGCTCACCGAACTCGTCTCGACCCTGGTCGGCACCGGCCGGGTGGTGGGGCTCGACGTCGCTATCTACGATCCGGAACTCGACCCGGACGGCGTGTACGCCGCTCCCATCGTCGACTGTCTCGCCTCCGCCCTGACCCCGCTTGCGACCGTGGAGGCGCACGCATGA
- a CDS encoding CGNR zinc finger domain-containing protein: MATATMTSPAVEELRGFLNSWLIPNDTRMPTETLPDLAADAAAWRHTFARVPVPRGSDDTAELLRLRDDLRADVEEHSSARLDAWLERCPQTARIENGELVFRGAATPQGEVLRMAAELVNERRWRRLRACPDCRWIFYDQSRNNSRTWCSMYAGDSGRACGSIAKVKRMRSRKAARAT, translated from the coding sequence ATGGCGACGGCGACGATGACGAGTCCTGCTGTGGAGGAGCTGCGCGGCTTCCTGAACAGTTGGCTGATCCCGAACGACACCCGGATGCCGACCGAGACCCTGCCGGATCTGGCGGCGGACGCGGCGGCTTGGCGGCACACGTTCGCCAGGGTGCCGGTACCCCGTGGCTCGGATGACACGGCGGAACTGCTGCGACTGCGCGACGATCTGCGGGCCGATGTGGAGGAACACAGCTCGGCGCGGCTCGACGCGTGGCTGGAGCGATGTCCGCAGACGGCCCGAATCGAGAACGGGGAACTCGTCTTCCGCGGTGCCGCCACACCCCAGGGTGAGGTGCTGCGCATGGCTGCCGAGTTGGTGAATGAGAGGCGCTGGCGCCGGCTGCGTGCCTGCCCGGACTGCCGGTGGATCTTCTACGACCAGTCGCGCAACAACTCGCGTACCTGGTGCAGCATGTACGCCGGGGACAGCGGCCGCGCCTGCGGCAGCATCGCCAAGGTGAAGCGGATGCGTTCCCGCAAGGCCGCCCGGGCGACATGA
- a CDS encoding glycoside hydrolase domain-containing protein yields the protein MLVWARTDGKNRGCAQPNLTASWVKSVNSMGWKFIPIYVGAQPPCQNSPNPERLTTSAAGSLGASDATDAVAKASALGMKADSPIFLDMEPYDITDKACNDAVLTYVRAFTKTLRAKTYRSGFYGFTSSSAQAIATATDRTDLPGNLWYALWDKQYTTTTDWPWGATQYTDHSYGHQYMVNSKETHGGYTITVDQDAWDRPVAIIG from the coding sequence GTGCTCGTCTGGGCCCGCACAGACGGCAAGAACCGCGGCTGCGCCCAGCCCAACCTCACCGCCTCCTGGGTGAAGTCGGTCAACTCCATGGGCTGGAAGTTCATCCCGATCTACGTTGGCGCCCAGCCGCCGTGCCAGAACAGCCCGAATCCGGAGAGGCTCACGACCTCTGCCGCCGGATCCCTCGGCGCGAGCGACGCCACGGACGCGGTGGCCAAGGCGTCGGCCCTCGGTATGAAGGCCGACAGCCCGATCTTCCTCGACATGGAGCCGTACGACATCACCGACAAGGCGTGCAACGATGCCGTGCTGACCTATGTACGTGCCTTCACGAAGACGCTGCGTGCCAAGACCTACCGCAGCGGCTTCTACGGCTTCACCAGTTCCAGCGCCCAGGCCATAGCCACCGCGACCGATCGCACCGACCTGCCGGGCAACCTCTGGTACGCGCTGTGGGACAAGCAGTACACCACCACCACGGACTGGCCGTGGGGCGCCACCCAGTACACCGACCACAGCTACGGCCACCAGTACATGGTCAACAGCAAGGAGACGCACGGCGGTTACACCATCACCGTCGACCAGGACGCCTGGGACAGGCCCGTGGCGATCATCGGCTGA
- a CDS encoding CU044_2847 family protein has product MDEATMVDDRAAAVLIARMPLEGGGAILLEEVKNTPELDGPVKAGRVGDAVRELPRTLQQSLVPVRDTARAVLDQLRQAGPQEVEVEFGVNLSAKAGAVITAGALSI; this is encoded by the coding sequence GTGGACGAGGCGACGATGGTCGATGACCGCGCCGCGGCCGTGCTGATTGCGCGGATGCCGCTGGAAGGCGGCGGGGCGATTCTGCTGGAAGAGGTGAAAAACACACCGGAGTTGGACGGGCCGGTGAAGGCGGGCCGGGTCGGTGACGCGGTACGTGAACTACCTCGGACATTGCAGCAGTCGCTGGTTCCAGTGCGCGACACGGCGCGGGCGGTTCTTGACCAGCTGCGACAGGCGGGTCCGCAGGAGGTGGAGGTGGAGTTCGGGGTGAATCTGTCCGCGAAGGCTGGAGCCGTCATCACCGCCGGCGCGCTGTCCATCTGA
- a CDS encoding MFS transporter yields the protein MTGNTLDAESLRSTFRSVLSLPGTRTWYIAAALVRTPVVMAPLALVFLGHSAQSFSVGGLLAAIHALGEAAGAPVMGRRFDRRPFVGQLRLALGTEALAFTALALGAGQVPVPVLLALAFVAGAAAAGAPGGMRAQLSTITPEHLRPTALSLESSLSQAAWAVAPPLASLLYVRFSASGALIAMAVASAAPLLFVHRIPHAASRPETPGETGDEWLRTTAILRRVWPTALLSAAIMFLVGTVDVVLPARLEDVGSSPALAGLVMTAFAVASVIAGLLYGSRRWPGTPLSQSLVLLPALAAAFTLPGLTTQPWIFAAAFAIGGLLYSPLMVIRNLALQQRLPQHAWATGFSVLYAAAGVGYGAAGLMAAALLDTAGSGTAFVACTLTTIVIGALSLLGERTHLRHR from the coding sequence ATGACTGGTAACACGTTGGATGCGGAAAGCCTCCGGAGCACCTTCCGCAGCGTCCTGTCCCTGCCGGGCACCCGGACCTGGTACATCGCTGCGGCCCTGGTTCGCACGCCTGTCGTCATGGCGCCCCTCGCGCTGGTTTTCCTCGGCCACTCGGCTCAGTCCTTCAGCGTCGGGGGTCTGCTCGCCGCCATCCATGCGCTCGGCGAGGCCGCAGGTGCTCCAGTCATGGGCCGCCGCTTCGACCGCCGGCCGTTCGTCGGCCAGCTCAGGCTGGCTCTCGGCACCGAGGCCCTCGCCTTCACCGCCCTCGCCCTCGGCGCCGGCCAGGTCCCGGTCCCCGTCCTGCTGGCCTTGGCCTTCGTGGCCGGCGCCGCTGCCGCGGGAGCCCCCGGCGGCATGCGGGCCCAGCTCTCGACGATCACCCCGGAGCACCTACGTCCCACCGCGCTGAGTTTGGAAAGCTCTCTCAGCCAGGCTGCCTGGGCCGTCGCGCCCCCGTTGGCCTCCCTGCTGTACGTTCGGTTCTCGGCATCGGGCGCACTCATCGCCATGGCCGTCGCCTCTGCTGCCCCGCTGCTCTTCGTACACCGGATCCCGCACGCCGCTTCACGCCCCGAGACGCCCGGAGAAACCGGGGACGAGTGGCTGCGTACAACGGCGATTCTCCGACGTGTCTGGCCCACCGCGCTGCTCTCAGCAGCGATCATGTTCCTTGTCGGAACCGTCGACGTCGTCCTCCCGGCCCGGCTGGAGGACGTCGGCTCTTCCCCCGCGCTGGCCGGTCTCGTCATGACCGCATTCGCGGTCGCCAGCGTGATCGCCGGACTCCTGTACGGCAGCCGCCGCTGGCCGGGGACACCCCTGAGTCAGAGCCTCGTCCTGCTCCCCGCCCTTGCCGCTGCCTTCACTCTCCCCGGCCTTACCACGCAACCCTGGATCTTCGCCGCCGCCTTTGCGATCGGCGGGCTGCTCTACAGCCCGCTGATGGTCATTCGCAACCTCGCCCTCCAGCAACGTCTTCCTCAGCATGCCTGGGCAACCGGTTTCTCCGTCCTGTACGCCGCAGCCGGAGTGGGCTACGGAGCCGCCGGCCTCATGGCCGCCGCCCTGCTCGACACCGCCGGATCCGGAACCGCCTTCGTCGCGTGCACACTGACCACCATCGTCATCGGCGCTCTGTCGCTCCTGGGCGAGCGCACACACCTACGCCACCGGTAA
- a CDS encoding AAA family ATPase, with translation MALLVKPGQFAFVVDGDGEQSAAVTRVLTAGHGIDAIVGVAGAGKSTRMEACRIGWDATGFTYAGPPSPRSPRKT, from the coding sequence GTGGCCCTTCTCGTCAAGCCGGGCCAGTTCGCGTTCGTAGTCGACGGTGATGGAGAACAGTCCGCCGCGGTGACCCGAGTGCTGACCGCCGGGCACGGCATCGACGCCATCGTCGGCGTCGCCGGCGCGGGCAAGTCCACGCGCATGGAGGCGTGCCGGATCGGCTGGGACGCCACCGGCTTCACGTACGCCGGACCACCCTCGCCGCGGTCGCCGCGAAAAACCTGA
- a CDS encoding DUF389 domain-containing protein codes for MLHLRLLTPADKTDDVVRLIEKTVGTTHLVVLPGAARNPVGDLVLCDVAREAGDELIGALRAFGLDKTGSIAVENIDLSLSERADKAEEEAPGEGADAVLWEHLADATQEESTLSITYVAFLTLATMIAACGVVLDNAILIVGAMAVGPEFGPLAGLSTALVQRAPRLALRSLMALLVGFAVAMAVTVGFSWFMDVADLFSKAQLESERPNTSFVYAPDAFSFVVAVLAGIAGTLSLTSAKSGALVGVAISVTTVPAAANAAVALSYGDTSQTAGSTNQLLLNLLGIVLAGTLTLLAQKWLWAERRNRGRPFVRQKPR; via the coding sequence ATGCTGCACCTCCGCCTGCTCACCCCCGCCGACAAGACCGACGACGTGGTGCGCCTGATCGAGAAGACAGTCGGGACCACGCACCTCGTCGTGCTGCCGGGCGCCGCCCGCAACCCCGTCGGCGATCTCGTCCTGTGTGACGTCGCCCGCGAAGCAGGTGACGAACTCATCGGTGCGCTGCGGGCGTTCGGCCTCGACAAGACCGGCTCGATCGCCGTAGAGAACATCGACCTGTCGCTCTCCGAGCGCGCCGACAAGGCGGAGGAGGAGGCACCGGGCGAAGGCGCGGACGCGGTGTTGTGGGAGCACCTTGCAGATGCGACGCAGGAGGAGTCGACGCTGTCGATCACGTACGTCGCCTTCCTCACCCTCGCCACGATGATCGCGGCCTGCGGTGTCGTGCTCGACAATGCGATCCTGATCGTGGGCGCGATGGCGGTGGGCCCGGAGTTCGGGCCGCTGGCGGGCTTGAGCACGGCCCTGGTCCAGCGCGCCCCTCGGCTCGCGCTCCGCTCCCTGATGGCGCTCCTCGTGGGCTTCGCGGTCGCCATGGCGGTGACGGTGGGGTTCAGCTGGTTCATGGACGTGGCGGACCTGTTCAGCAAGGCCCAGTTGGAGAGCGAGCGGCCCAACACCAGTTTCGTCTACGCCCCCGACGCCTTCTCCTTCGTGGTGGCGGTGCTCGCGGGCATCGCCGGCACGCTCTCGCTGACCTCCGCCAAGTCGGGAGCCCTGGTCGGCGTCGCCATCTCCGTGACCACGGTCCCGGCCGCTGCCAACGCCGCGGTGGCCCTGAGCTATGGGGACACGAGTCAGACAGCCGGCTCGACGAACCAGCTGCTGCTGAACCTGCTCGGCATCGTACTTGCCGGCACACTCACCCTGCTGGCTCAGAAGTGGCTGTGGGCCGAGCGCCGTAACCGGGGCCGCCCATTCGTCCGCCAAAAGCCCAGGTGA
- a CDS encoding SAM-dependent methyltransferase translates to MENPVEQELSATEVGAWYDRFGDLYSLTMGDSMHLGMWDGGVRPDPGRALSSDEAWQELTQAQDRWTDELISELALVGEGRRVLDIGCGTGRPTVRLARTTGVQATGITASRTQTAQAAERAARAGLADHIDFTTGDAMHLPFPDASFDGAWAIESFAHFADRLLALREAWRVLRPGGRLVLADCYEASSFTDEEVRLFRTGFALPRLALSPGAYADLAREAGFTVDRVRDKTGEFGPTYDLISLVYAGRRPRIADLLGPEAASQLDLAYPLVLELCRTKMGYTAVTATKPGF, encoded by the coding sequence ATGGAGAACCCGGTCGAGCAGGAGCTGTCTGCAACGGAGGTCGGGGCGTGGTACGACCGCTTCGGTGACCTGTACAGCCTGACGATGGGCGACAGCATGCACCTTGGCATGTGGGACGGCGGAGTTCGGCCCGACCCGGGCAGGGCGCTGTCTTCGGACGAGGCATGGCAGGAGCTGACCCAGGCGCAGGACCGCTGGACCGACGAGCTGATCAGCGAACTGGCCCTCGTCGGCGAAGGCCGGCGGGTACTGGACATCGGCTGCGGCACCGGCCGGCCCACCGTGCGCCTGGCCCGGACCACTGGTGTGCAGGCCACCGGCATCACCGCCAGCCGCACGCAGACCGCGCAGGCAGCTGAGCGCGCCGCCCGCGCCGGGCTCGCCGACCACATCGACTTCACCACCGGCGACGCAATGCACCTGCCCTTCCCCGACGCTTCCTTCGACGGCGCCTGGGCGATCGAGTCCTTCGCTCACTTCGCCGACCGCTTGCTCGCCCTGCGCGAGGCCTGGCGTGTCCTGCGCCCCGGCGGCCGGCTTGTCCTCGCCGACTGCTACGAGGCGTCCTCCTTCACCGACGAGGAGGTGCGCCTGTTCCGCACGGGCTTCGCGCTGCCCCGCCTGGCGCTCTCCCCCGGAGCCTACGCCGACCTCGCCCGCGAGGCCGGTTTCACCGTGGACCGCGTCCGCGACAAGACGGGCGAGTTCGGCCCCACCTACGACCTCATCTCCCTGGTCTACGCCGGCCGCCGCCCCCGTATCGCCGACCTCCTTGGCCCTGAGGCCGCATCCCAGCTCGACCTCGCCTACCCCCTCGTCCTGGAGCTTTGCCGTACCAAAATGGGCTACACCGCTGTCACCGCCACCAAACCCGGCTTCTGA